GCAACATATCAGTGTTCTAATTATTGTCTATAAACGAGAACTTCTTATTAATTGTGTAGATTCACTCCCTTAAACGTTTGTTTTATGGTAAAAATTAGAACGTCTGCTTCAAGGCAAAATTTGTTAAGCATGGCCAAAAAATAAAGATCATTCAGATAAGGGTGCACATCGATCGGTTCGATTCAGCAGttcaatttattgattttttatttttgaatatgcTAAACcataatcaaatcaataaaatatttcttatcgattttttattcttaacgattctattttcaatttaaatgataagAAAATGCTCATATGATGATCATATATACATGATGTTcacaaaaatagaaatagaagcAAGAATAGAAGTCTAACATAAATTTCTAAGTTGATCACTTTGTGTAATCGTATGAAGAAAGCAATAAGAATGAATTGAAATActcaaaagagaaagagaagataaGAGAGGAGAGGAGCGTAAGAAGAAACATATTTAGAATCTTGTTAATGTCATTCTTTTTCAATACTACTAGAAGATTATGAGTCCAGTTTATATAGACCTACTAACTGGACTTAATTCTAACTAACTACAATAGTTTACCTAACTACacaattaattaactaactttCAATAAGTTAGTTAACCTTGCAACTAACTTCTAACTATTCACACTATCCTTGAGACTTTAGGTTATTCCTTCAATACTTTGTTTAAAACATAGTTGTTCGAATTCATTCTAAAGACTCATGCAATAAATTGAGGAAACAACATTAATTTATTGTATGTCATTGTTACAATCAAAGCTAAAATTGAGAAGCGAGAAAGTAATACTAGTTTGTGTCTAGAAGAGAGAAGTTGTCGCAATAGAGAGAGGGAGGGGGGACTAGTTTGTATGGCTTACGGTCAAAAGTAGCAAATAGGATTGGCAAAATGTTAAAGGCGTTGTTatataataaagaataaaatagtaattttgatACAATCGTATTGAGTTATcaattaaattttcaatttcaaatagacagaaaaagaaaaagtaagataaattaatatgatctagataaacaaaatttaaaatagtaataactgtaattgaattttataaaataaaataaaataaaaattacagcTTTTTATTGTACTCATACATCAACTTAAATAACCAATATAAAACTCAAACTCATGagtacaaattaaaataaatcataatatattttttggaatTAATTAACATTATTGTTCTTCAAAAATTTGCCTTAATGAGGACATTGTTCCTCacattcaaaaagaaaaggatagCATTGTCGAGGTCGAACTATTACACAACAATATTGTCCTCCTGCATCAGGAATTTGGAGGCAGGTACTAACTTTAATTTTTGGTTTAACGCTCGTATCTTCATCACCTGCATTTCGTAAAATGaagatataaaaatacatagaattttatctgataatataatataaaaataatttaatatgaaCATACATTGATGAAGAGCCAAAAGGGAGAACAAAATCAAGTAAAGTAGCAAAACTGATTGAAGGGAGAATTTTGTAGAGGccattgaagaatatatatatatatatatatgatttaatgCTTAAAAGTTTAAAGGTAGtgaaaaatacttataaatttCTCTCAAATATATAGCCTTAGAAAAGTTCTTCATTTTGGTAAGTAATGATTAAAATTTGCCAAATTATAAATGTAGTTAATTTTGATAATTACTAACTCAAACTAATGATTAATTTACGAAAAGAGtacttgattttgataattaagGCAAGCTAATTATTAATTGACCAATTATTTACTaatgtatttattaaaaagatTATGCATAAAATTGGTATGTCATATCAACTCTTTTTtgcatatattcatttttaatatgcataccaaattattttctcaatattgatttttcctaattttaatatatacatattaaataaGATTATGCACAAAAGAGATTATTTTACATATCTTAAAGATGTAAACTCATTTATTTCACTTTGTAAATTACTCATTTGGCAATTTGTTATAATTATGCGGATATTTGGAATACAGAAAATAGTTAtggaaatatttatttattattttatgcaactataaaaaatagtatatagATCCTTTTACGGAAAATGGTTAAAATTGtccctgaactatgcgaaatagaccacttatacccttcgttacattttgggataaaaaatgcccccGCCGTTATCCTAATAGACCACAAAtcccctcaagagttaacaccccaaacttttagtgacgtggcaagccaagtgggactaatccctccacctaagcgttgccaactaggattcactataaaagaactagacctttagcggcgacacaagtcgccacaaaatcccagAATATCGTCACTAAAggttttaactaatttttaacattaaattctaattttgtgtttttttcttcattattttcaaaaaacacAAATGATATCGATCAAGGAGGAGTTCaaagacactatatgttttatttttatttcatatgtaaatgcataaaatgtacaatgatgcattatgtagtaggagatttgaatcgagaagtaattttgatgattttcgtaataatattggatgtttttaatattgatagtgcatgttatttattttagaaaattaggttgcAACCGGAAATTAATTGTATACTAGGGAATGGTTGTGCATCCTTAgtcaccactaaaaatcactcataacctttaatggcaatattttgggattttgtggcgacttttaTCGCCGCTAAAGGTTTAGTTCTAGTGAATCCAAGTTGGCAAcacttaggtggagggattagtctcATGTGGCTTGCCATGTCACTAAAAATTTGGATAGTTAAATATTAAGGCTATTTGTGGTCTCTTGGGATAACAGCGGggtattttttatcccaaaatatagTTGAGGGTATAGGTGATCTATTTCGCATAATTCAAAGATGTTTTTGAACCTTATTCGATCCTTTTATAacttatgcatgtattagttatgcagatTTCTAAATTACAAACTAAAcactatattaattatttaacatTTTAATAGTAACACTCCTAAAATTGAATTCATGTCATAAAACCAATTTGAAAGAAAGCTCCTCCAAGGACGGATTAAATATTCCATCTGTCACATATTAATTGTTAAGGTTACTAAATATAATTGTCACTTTACAAAagcaagataaaattaattatttttatcccaTTATATCCTTAatattttaaatggttttgaaataaaattaacttaGTCTTATTCTCAAACAAGGTGAGAGAAATAAAGATAACAGTagtaaaaatacttttttatgGCTTCGTAAGAAACTTGCAAAAGAAAAACGTGTACAATTAATATTAGATCGATAGAgtattaaattgttgtattagaTTTTTTGATTAACCTTACTGTGTCATAAAACTTTTGGATGTTTATCCACTCATTTCACATTAgaacttagtttttttttttttttgtttccaccCAGTGTCCGGAGCTTGAACTAAATCCAAATCGCACACTGCAGGATCCATTCGGGGGTGGCACTCCGAACATGATGTTTTCCTTATCAAGGGCTCGAATCCGAAACCTCTGGTTAATGGTGAAACGCTCCCACCAATGCACCACAAACCAATGTTGATACATTAGAACTTAGTTAATATCAAAGCCTAAGGCAAAGGCAAATATGAGACGATAAGCtaaaaataagaatatgtaTGGACCAAAAATTAAGCAAAGAATAAAATTGAGTTATTTAAAATAGTAAGGAGCAAATTTAGACATTGTTCCAACTAAAACATGAACAAtctaatcccacaagtgggatATGGAGAGGGTTGTGTATACGAAGACTTTCATCCTACAAGGTAGAGAGTCTATTTCTAATAGACGCTCGGCTCAAGTAGAAGAATCTTGGCTAAAATTCAAATGTAAAGTAAAACACAATTTCATCGATATTTTAGGCATAAACAAGAACATGAAAATATCCAAGATATAGGACAACTACTTCCCTCAAAAATTCATTCTCGTCTTCTTTTACATGATTCTATCAAGGGTTCCACACACTTGTCACTAATCATGGTTTAAGTCTTCAAAGCATGGACATGAAGAGTAATCATCCTACAAAATGTACtgttaacaattaacaacaagTGAAGATCCCGAAAACTGTGTTTTGTACATAAGACTCCACAAAGAGAAAAGGCTTACAGAAGACACAAATACTTCACACCAGACTAAATTACACAGACAAGCACAATCATCAGTCCTCCCAAATTTACACAAGACCATATCATCACATTATGGCACAACCCTTCCTTTCCTCTTGCGGCTGTGTGGCAGTTGGCGGATATCTGTTAGACTCCGATGGGTTGTAAGTAAACTCTGATGTGTCGAGTCCATACTGGATTACAGCCATTCAAGAATTCAagtcagaaaaaaaaaaacttaatagcCAGTACTGTCAAACGGGAAAGAAGTTTCCCCACTCACAAATATTTAAGTGCACTTAAAAGAGTTACAAGTACATAGACGAGATAAAAACCAAAACAATCTACTGGCACAAACCACCGAAACAATAATCCGTATGCTGTCACACGGAAGTTCTTTAAAAACTCAAGGAAAGATGGTCAAAAAAAGTTCTGGCTGATGCAAAGAAAAGGTCTTGCTGTAATtggatatttttattaaaacttGAGATAATTAAAAAAGCATCTCTGTGAAGTCCACGAAAAGGTTGAAACAAATAGAACACCAAAATAGGCACAGATTATAAAAACCATCATGATGTGTTCATAGTAACTGAAAAAGATAGTGCAGTTGGTAATGAGCAGTCAACCGAGAAGGTTAAACATCATGATCCACATTGGCatgcaagaaaatcaatcaaCAGAGAGCAAACCTTTTCCCTCATACGTGTACTCCATGCATCATTTCTACTTGGACGATTATCAAGAGTAGCAGTAACAGGGACACCAGTTGCAGGATTTGCTGGTGGCCTATTGTTGATCAGTGGCTGTCGGATTTGTTGTCTGGGACCACCTATGTACTCATCATCACTATCATAGTCTGCTGGTCTGTTTGCTGCCCTTACCACGAGGGCCAACAAGAATATAAGAGCCTGCAACTCGTGCAAATGGCCAAAACTGTGAGACTCAAGAGAAGATTAAATCACAATTTTCAgctcaaacaaaaataaaaaataaaaagattaagaCAAATCATTGAGACTAATATAGCTAAACCCTACTAGTTGGGATTGACACTCGGTGTTATATTGGAACGgaaggacaaaaaaaatattcaggTCACACGTTCTCAGCTGTATCCACAAATATAATACTGAATATGGTCAAGCCAGCAGTCACCCCTGACTTTCACTAGGACCATGCCAACATCTCTAAGGTACAGTAAAAGGCCACAGCAGAGACATATATTGAACCAATAGGGATGAATAGACTATATTTACTACATTTTGCAGGAAAAATCAGCAAATATATAATGCAAGAGTATATTCACAACCACTCGAACTGTGGAGATAGACCTCTGAATAGGATCAATAGCTTGCAAGAAATCAGAAGTCATGACAGATAGCATAATAGAATTGAAGGTGAAAGAACATGGTCAGGAGGGCAAACAACACCAAAAGCCCTGTTGCATGAACTTCGGTTTTTCACCCATAACCCAACAAGGTGTGATCACCAGAAAGTTCTCTTCCCCCCCTcccccttttcttttttttttcttcttgggaACAAAAAACCATATATATCGTTCTTAAGCTCACCTCGAATATAACAGCACCAAGGGCAACCCACTTAATAATCTTCCAGTGGTCATCCAGAAAATCATAGATCGTTTCAAAGTTGCCCGTTTTATCCCTTGGAATTTCCTGACAAAGGCTTTCATCACTTTTCTGACAACAAATGTATAGTTTGAAAGTGAAGTCGTGAGTGAGAAAACACTTACATCTTTCCAGCTTTTATCAAAGAATATAAAACCAGCAGCACCTAGCTCTACCAAgatcaacaagaaaatcaacaCGGAGTACTGTTCCAAGTTAAGGTGCCAAACATGCTTCATAGAAGACTGAGAAGAGAAATCAGATTAAAACTCTAGTAAATTGGATCTTCTAGAATTCCCAACACCTATTGGAAATAGGGGTTCAGGAGAGTGTAGTGCAACAAGGCAGGAGGGGAAACTGAAAAATCAATTATTAGGAAATGTAATCCAATCCATCTCCCCCTGACATGACAGAGTCTGGATTAATCCCAAAATAGTCCAAGACTCATCCAGGTAAGATTTCACAAATCTGACTGAAAATGTTCCTATTGATCCACATCATATGTTCCCCAACATCAAAACGTCTATCACTTAAACATATTGGCGAAAGAAGTATctcttcaaaattatatttggtTTTCCCCAAATATATAATGGGAAAATTACATTCTACATCTACTAGGAGAAAATATTTACGTCACGTAGCCTGGTTTAGCCCATATTTGTGTATAAACACCTTTCATACACTATTGTACACTTCTATACAAGGTTGATACATTAGGTATAATGCTCTCCCAGTCTCCCAGGTATAAtgttgtataatattatatgtcAGACTACATGGCATAATATTTTATGTGGgctgtatattttttaaaatttctcatatataattaatcatGAAGACTGAACAAATTATAAGGATACACAACTCAGGCAGCAACCGTTCCTTGTTGCCGCTCCAATGCAACCACAGCAAGATACAACTACAAGAACTGCTCCAATACcaataaacaaatatatgaacCTGCGACATAACAAATGGGTCAATACTTCATTCCAATCCGACCAACTGAGCATCAGAGCATGAAATTCAAACATGGAAAGACAGCAGAACACCAAATATGAGTCATCCCTTCCAGAAAAACTTTATCCAAgcaataaaaagaagaagtcttGTCATCCTATAATCTTTACAAATCATGTAGTCAAGTTCTGAGAATTCACACCCACTGACCACTCAAAACTTAAAG
This genomic stretch from Solanum stenotomum isolate F172 chromosome 10, ASM1918654v1, whole genome shotgun sequence harbors:
- the LOC125841306 gene encoding tobamovirus multiplication protein 2A, which translates into the protein MACKGFWECLLKLLNFLLTLVGLTMVGYGIYLFVEYKNHSHSGDDYPVAPPMSGDMIEFGRPMLMAVSLAGNIFDKLPKPWFIYLFIGIGAVLVVVSCCGCIGAATRNGCCLSCYSVLIFLLILVELGAAGFIFFDKSWKDEIPRDKTGNFETIYDFLDDHWKIIKWVALGAVIFEALIFLLALVVRAANRPADYDSDDEYIGGPRQQIRQPLINNRPPANPATGVPVTATLDNRPSRNDAWSTRMREKYGLDTSEFTYNPSESNRYPPTATQPQEERKGCAIM